The Thermovirga sp. genomic sequence AAAGAGAGCCATCCAGCTTTTAAACATGGTCGACGTGCCTTCCCCCGAGCAAAGAGTAGATTATTACCCCCACCACTTCAGCGGCGGGATGCGACAACGGGTGATCATTGCCATTGCTCTCGCGACGGCTCCTTCTTTGATAATAGCCGATGAACCCACTACGGCCCTGGATGTCACTGTCCAGGCACAACTTATCAAGCGTCTTTACCAACTGGTCAAAGATCAGGGGAGCGCGATGATACTCATATCCCATGATCTTGCCCTCGTTTCAGGGGTGGCGGACAGGATTGCTGTGATGTACAGCGGGAGAATTGTTGAGAAGGGTACAATGGAGGATATCATAGGTAGTCCGCTTCATCCCTATACTATAGGCCTTCTGGATTCAATCCCTAAAATGTATGGCCCCAGGGGGCGCCTGAATCAGATAGAAGGCCTCGTCCCCAATCCCTTTAACCTTCCAAAAGGTTGTGCCTTTGCTCCCCGCTGTAAAAAACGCAGACCGATATGTGAAGAGGTTTTCCCCGAAGCTAGGAGTATGGGGGAGGGGAGAGAAGTGAGCTGTCATTTCCCGGAGGGATCAAAAAGATGATAAGTGGGGGGGCCCTATTAGAGGTAAGGGGGTTAACTAAAAAGTTCTCCTTGACTAAAGGTTTCCTGAGTAGTTGGGTAATCAGGGACGGAAGAATTCGCAAGGAGAGAAAGTTCGTCAACGCCGTTAACAGGGTTTCCTTTGCTATAGAAAAAGGAGAGGTTTTCAGCCTTGTCGGTGAGTCGGGTTGCGGCAAGACTACAACGGCTCGCACCATCGTCCGCCTTTACGAGCCCGATGATGGAATGATCTTTTTCAGGGGGGAAAATGTAACGAATATTGGGGAAAAGAACTTCCGTCCTTACAGGAGAAAGATGCAAATGATCTTCCAAAACCCCTACTCCTCTTTAAACCCCCGCCATAGCGTCCTCCAGATTGTTGCTCAACCCATCCGGCTTCACGGTCTGGCTTCGAGCAAGAGCGAGGCGGAGGAAAAAGCGCTATTCTACCTGGAGAGGGTGGGTATTCTTCCAGAACAAGTAGATCGGTATCCTCACCAGTTTTCAGGCGGGCAGAGACAAAGGATCAGTATCGCCAGGGCT encodes the following:
- a CDS encoding ATP-binding cassette domain-containing protein, producing MISGGALLEVRGLTKKFSLTKGFLSSWVIRDGRIRKERKFVNAVNRVSFAIEKGEVFSLVGESGCGKTTTARTIVRLYEPDDGMIFFRGENVTNIGEKNFRPYRRKMQMIFQNPYSSLNPRHSVLQIVAQPIRLHGLASSKSEAEEKALFYLERVGILPEQVDRYPHQFSGGQRQRISIARALAVSPEFIVADEPVSALDVSIQAQILNLLLDLKKEFDLSYLFIAHDLSVVRHVSDKVGVMYLGSLMEYGPCDSIFNDPTHPYTQTLLSAVPVLGKRTMDSVVLTEEALSAPTEDFKGCVFAHRCKIKEPRCLIETPVLKEIGPDHFVACWYYEK
- a CDS encoding ABC transporter ATP-binding protein; the encoded protein is KRAIQLLNMVDVPSPEQRVDYYPHHFSGGMRQRVIIAIALATAPSLIIADEPTTALDVTVQAQLIKRLYQLVKDQGSAMILISHDLALVSGVADRIAVMYSGRIVEKGTMEDIIGSPLHPYTIGLLDSIPKMYGPRGRLNQIEGLVPNPFNLPKGCAFAPRCKKRRPICEEVFPEARSMGEGREVSCHFPEGSKR